A section of the Bacteroidetes bacterium GWF2_43_63 genome encodes:
- a CDS encoding valine--tRNA ligase has product MEIPAKYDPTQSEDKWYAYWMNNGFFRSVPDERTPYTIVIPPPNVTGVLHMGHMLNNTLQDVLIRRARMTGFNACWVPGTDHASIATEAKVVAKLRAEGIDKKSLSRDEFLKHAWVWKEKHGGIILDQLKKLGASCDWDRTAFTMDQNLYDSVIKVFVDLYGKGLIYKGHRMVNWDPSALTAVSDEEVIYKEQNAKLYYLRYYLENSKDYLVIATTRPETILADTAVCVNPNDERFKHLHGKKVLVPLINRVIPVITDEYVDIEFGTGCLKITPAHDINDYTIGQKFGLEVIDILTPDGKLNEKAQLLIGEDRFIARKKIMKMLEESGNVEKIEDYVNKVGYSERTDVAIEPRLSEQWFMKMSDIAKPALDAVMSDKVQFHPAKFKNTYRHWMENVRDWCVSRQLWWGQRIPAWYLPDGSIVVALNEKDALEKAKKINPEIKLSDLKQDEDVLDTWFSSWLWPISVFNGVMEPDNKDIKYYYPTNDLITAPEIMFFWVARMVMAGLEYRKEIPFSNVYFTGIVRDKQGRKMSKSLGNSPDPIELMKKFGADGVRVGMMFSSPAGNDLLYDDSLCEQGRNFANKIWNAFRLISGWQVDEKLPQPAYASLSTEWFGNRLRQTSKQIDEQFKDFRLSDALMSVYKLVWDDFCSWYLEFIKPAYGQPIDGKTFAETMEYFDQLMRMLHPFMPFLTEEIWQTLKPRAEKESIMISSMPADFKCDEKLISDFELVQETIMAIRAYRSDKGIGMRDLLDVFFTPVQHEDTMRSYAPVIMKLGNLSCFEKLSEKPEKSFTVLVRTEELTFPVSAELDTAAEKEKLQKELDYTKGFLDSVRKKLSNEKFVSGAPAQVIDNERKKEQDALSRIAVLEKTIAEL; this is encoded by the coding sequence ATGGAAATTCCTGCTAAATATGACCCGACTCAAAGCGAAGACAAGTGGTATGCCTACTGGATGAACAACGGCTTCTTCCGCTCTGTTCCTGATGAACGTACCCCATACACCATCGTAATTCCGCCGCCCAACGTGACTGGAGTCCTGCATATGGGACACATGCTCAACAATACGCTGCAGGATGTTCTGATTCGTCGTGCCCGCATGACTGGATTCAATGCATGCTGGGTGCCCGGAACTGATCATGCTTCGATTGCAACCGAAGCCAAGGTGGTGGCTAAACTCAGAGCCGAAGGCATTGATAAGAAATCGCTGTCGCGTGATGAGTTTCTCAAACATGCCTGGGTGTGGAAAGAAAAACATGGCGGAATTATTCTCGACCAACTTAAAAAGCTTGGCGCATCCTGTGATTGGGACCGCACGGCCTTTACCATGGATCAGAATCTGTATGATTCTGTAATAAAAGTTTTTGTCGATCTCTACGGAAAAGGTCTCATCTATAAAGGGCACCGCATGGTGAACTGGGACCCAAGCGCGCTCACAGCCGTCAGCGACGAGGAAGTGATTTATAAAGAGCAGAACGCGAAACTCTATTATCTCAGATATTATCTCGAAAACAGCAAGGATTATCTGGTAATCGCAACCACGCGTCCTGAGACGATTCTGGCTGATACTGCGGTTTGCGTGAATCCAAACGATGAGCGTTTCAAACATCTGCACGGAAAGAAAGTGCTTGTACCGCTCATCAATCGCGTGATTCCGGTAATCACCGACGAGTATGTGGATATAGAATTTGGAACGGGCTGTCTGAAAATTACGCCTGCACACGATATCAACGACTACACCATTGGACAGAAATTCGGTCTCGAGGTGATTGACATTCTGACTCCTGACGGAAAACTGAATGAAAAAGCGCAATTGCTGATTGGCGAAGACCGCTTTATTGCCAGAAAAAAAATCATGAAAATGCTCGAAGAATCGGGCAATGTTGAAAAGATTGAAGACTACGTAAACAAAGTCGGATACAGCGAACGCACCGATGTTGCCATTGAACCGAGACTCAGCGAACAATGGTTTATGAAAATGAGCGACATCGCAAAACCCGCTCTGGATGCAGTAATGAGCGATAAAGTTCAGTTTCATCCGGCCAAATTCAAAAACACCTATCGCCATTGGATGGAAAATGTGCGCGATTGGTGTGTGTCGCGTCAGTTGTGGTGGGGACAGCGCATTCCCGCATGGTATCTGCCCGACGGGAGTATTGTGGTTGCTTTGAATGAAAAAGACGCGCTTGAAAAAGCAAAAAAAATCAATCCTGAAATAAAATTATCCGATCTGAAACAGGACGAGGATGTGCTCGATACCTGGTTCAGCAGCTGGCTCTGGCCGATCAGCGTTTTCAACGGCGTAATGGAACCAGACAACAAGGACATAAAATATTATTACCCCACCAACGATTTGATCACGGCTCCCGAAATCATGTTTTTCTGGGTGGCACGCATGGTGATGGCCGGACTCGAATATCGAAAGGAAATTCCGTTCAGCAATGTGTATTTCACCGGCATCGTGCGCGACAAGCAGGGACGCAAGATGAGCAAATCGCTGGGCAACAGTCCCGACCCGATTGAGCTGATGAAGAAATTCGGTGCAGATGGCGTTCGTGTAGGCATGATGTTCAGCTCACCTGCAGGAAACGACTTGCTTTATGACGATTCGTTGTGTGAGCAGGGACGAAATTTCGCCAATAAAATCTGGAACGCATTCCGGTTGATCAGTGGCTGGCAGGTAGATGAAAAATTGCCGCAACCAGCGTACGCATCGCTCTCCACCGAATGGTTCGGAAACCGTCTTCGCCAGACATCGAAACAGATTGATGAACAGTTCAAAGATTTCCGTTTGTCGGATGCTTTGATGTCGGTGTATAAACTCGTTTGGGATGACTTCTGTTCGTGGTATCTCGAGTTTATCAAACCCGCATATGGTCAGCCAATCGATGGAAAGACCTTTGCAGAAACGATGGAATATTTCGATCAGCTAATGCGCATGTTGCATCCATTCATGCCATTCCTGACCGAAGAAATCTGGCAGACCCTGAAGCCCCGTGCAGAAAAAGAATCCATCATGATTTCTTCCATGCCCGCCGATTTCAAATGTGATGAAAAATTGATTTCAGATTTTGAATTGGTGCAGGAAACCATCATGGCCATTCGCGCCTACAGAAGCGACAAGGGAATCGGCATGCGCGATCTGCTCGATGTGTTTTTCACGCCGGTTCAGCATGAAGATACAATGAGAAGTTATGCTCCGGTGATAATGAAACTCGGCAACCTGAGTTGCTTTGAGAAGCTCAGCGAAAAACCGGAGAAATCATTCACAGTTTTGGTGCGAACCGAAGAGCTTACATTTCCGGTGAGTGCAGAGCTTGACACCGCAGCAGAAAAGGAAAAGCTGCAGAAGGAGCTCGATTACACCAAAGGATTTCTTGATAGTGTCCGCAAAAAGCTGTCGAATGAAAAATTCGTCAGTGGCGCACCAGCTCAGGTAATCGACAACGAACGCAAAAAAGAACAGGATGCTTTGTCGAGGATTGCGGTTCTTGAAAAAACGATAGCAGAACTCTGA
- a CDS encoding cyclophilin has protein sequence MKALINTVKGTMKVEFYENDAPNTVANFVKLAKSGFYDGLNFHRVLPDFVIQGGCPNGTGAGGPGYSIKCETSGGNQYHDRGVLSMAHAGKDTGGSQFFICHSRTNTSHLDRHHTCFGKVVEGLDVLDAIRQGDEIESIKIIEE, from the coding sequence ATGAAAGCACTGATCAATACCGTGAAGGGCACCATGAAAGTAGAATTCTACGAAAACGACGCGCCCAATACCGTTGCCAACTTCGTTAAGCTCGCCAAAAGCGGCTTCTACGATGGCCTGAATTTTCACCGTGTTCTTCCCGATTTCGTTATCCAGGGCGGTTGCCCAAACGGAACAGGCGCCGGCGGTCCGGGTTACAGCATTAAATGCGAAACCAGCGGCGGCAATCAGTATCACGATCGCGGTGTTCTTTCCATGGCGCATGCCGGAAAAGATACCGGTGGCTCACAGTTTTTTATCTGTCATAGCCGCACCAATACATCACATCTCGACCGTCATCACACTTGCTTCGGCAAAGTAGTCGAAGGTCTCGATGTCCTCGACGCCATCCGTCAGGGCGATGAGATTGAGAGTATAAAAATTATTGAAGAATAG